GTCGAAGGACCCCTATGCCCGCAAGAAAGCCGCGACCTCAGTCGCGGCCTCTGCCTACCAACTACCAGCTACTAGCTACTTGTAGATCGTGTACTGCTCCTGCGGCATCTTAAGCTTGATCACGAACTCCTGCTCCGGCTGGTTGACCTCGTAATCCTCGCCGAAGGTCTGAAACCCATGCGCGATCACCTGCACCCGCATCTTCCCGTACGGGATCGACGGGATCATCGCCCGCCCCTCGCTGTCGGTCTTGGTTTGCAATCCGCCCTTGCCCTGCTTGCCTTTCTTGTCCACCGTGTGCAGGATCACGCTCGCGCTTCGTACCGGCTTCCCGTTGTGCTGCTTCAGCACCACGAACTT
This genomic stretch from Terriglobia bacterium harbors:
- a CDS encoding carboxypeptidase-like regulatory domain-containing protein, producing the protein MRKTGVSIFLVALLAIAAGAEEKTSNLKFVVLKQHNGKPVRSASVILHTVDKKGKQGKGGLQTKTDSEGRAMIPSIPYGKMRVQVIAHGFQTFGEDYEVNQPEQEFVIKLKMPQEQYTIYK